The following are encoded together in the Pseudomonas maumuensis genome:
- the msbA gene encoding lipid A export permease/ATP-binding protein MsbA, which translates to MAETPLPAENTSSLKIYFRLLSYVKPYIGIFLLSIVGFVIFASTQPMLAGILKYFVDGLSNPQAVLFPDVPYLRDLQLLQAVPLLIILIAAWQGLGSFLGNYFLAKVSLCLVHDLRVELFNKLLVLPNRYFDNHNSGHLISRITFNVTMVTGAATDAIKVVIREGLTVVFLFVYLLWMNWKLTLVMLAILPVIAVMVSTASKKFRKQSKKIQVAMGDVTHVASETIQGYRVVRSFGGERYEEQRFSQASQSNTDKQLRMTKTGALYTPLLQLVIYTAMATLMFLVLFLRGDASAGDLVAYITAAGLLPKPIRQLSEVSSTIQKGLAGAESIFEQLDEEPEVDKGTVEKERVQGRLEVRNLSFTYPGTERQVLSDISFTAEPGQMIALVGRSGSGKSTLAALIPRFYHHSEGQILLDGVEIEDYRLRNLRRHVSQVTQHVTLFNDTVANNIAYGDLAGAPRADIEAAAADAYAKEFVEQLPKGFDTEVGENGVLLSGGQRQRLAIARALLKNAPLLILDEATSALDTESERHIQAALDHVMQGRTTLVIAHRLSTIEKADMILVMDQGRLVERGTHAALLEANGYYARLHAMGLDAPENADIT; encoded by the coding sequence ATGGCCGAAACACCGCTACCGGCGGAGAACACCTCCAGCCTGAAGATCTACTTCAGGCTGCTGAGCTACGTGAAACCCTACATCGGCATCTTCCTGCTGAGCATCGTGGGGTTCGTGATCTTCGCCTCGACCCAGCCGATGCTGGCCGGGATCCTCAAGTATTTCGTCGACGGCCTGAGCAACCCCCAGGCCGTTCTCTTCCCCGACGTGCCCTACCTGCGAGACTTGCAACTGCTGCAGGCGGTGCCGCTGCTGATCATCCTCATCGCCGCCTGGCAGGGGCTGGGATCGTTCCTCGGCAACTACTTCCTGGCCAAAGTGTCGCTGTGCCTGGTGCATGACCTGCGTGTGGAGCTGTTCAACAAGCTGCTGGTCCTGCCCAATCGCTATTTCGACAACCACAACTCCGGCCACCTGATTTCGCGCATCACCTTCAACGTGACCATGGTCACCGGTGCCGCCACCGATGCGATCAAAGTGGTGATCCGTGAAGGACTGACGGTGGTGTTCCTGTTCGTCTACCTGCTGTGGATGAACTGGAAGCTGACCCTGGTCATGCTGGCGATCCTGCCGGTGATCGCCGTGATGGTAAGCACCGCCAGCAAGAAATTCCGCAAGCAGAGCAAGAAGATCCAAGTGGCCATGGGGGATGTGACGCACGTTGCCTCCGAGACCATCCAGGGTTATCGGGTGGTGCGCAGTTTCGGCGGTGAGCGTTACGAGGAGCAGCGCTTCAGCCAGGCCAGCCAGAGCAACACCGACAAGCAGCTGCGTATGACCAAGACCGGCGCGTTGTACACGCCGCTGCTGCAACTGGTGATCTATACCGCCATGGCCACGCTGATGTTCCTGGTGCTGTTCCTGCGAGGGGACGCGTCAGCGGGTGATTTGGTGGCCTACATCACCGCCGCCGGCTTGCTGCCCAAGCCGATCCGCCAGCTATCGGAAGTCAGCTCGACCATTCAGAAGGGCCTGGCGGGCGCCGAGAGCATATTCGAGCAACTGGACGAAGAGCCCGAAGTGGACAAAGGCACTGTGGAGAAGGAACGAGTGCAGGGCCGCCTTGAGGTTCGCAACCTCAGCTTCACCTACCCGGGCACCGAGCGCCAGGTGCTTAGCGACATCAGCTTCACCGCCGAGCCGGGCCAGATGATCGCCCTGGTTGGCCGGTCGGGTAGCGGCAAGTCGACGCTGGCGGCGCTGATTCCGCGTTTCTACCATCACAGCGAAGGGCAGATCCTGCTCGATGGCGTGGAGATCGAGGACTATCGCCTGCGTAACCTGCGTCGGCATGTGTCCCAGGTCACTCAGCACGTCACGTTGTTCAACGACACCGTGGCCAACAACATTGCCTATGGCGATCTGGCTGGGGCCCCTCGGGCCGACATCGAGGCCGCCGCCGCCGATGCCTACGCCAAGGAGTTCGTCGAGCAACTGCCCAAAGGCTTCGATACTGAGGTCGGGGAAAACGGCGTGCTGTTGTCCGGCGGCCAGCGCCAGCGCCTGGCGATAGCGCGTGCCCTGCTGAAGAACGCGCCGTTGCTGATTCTGGACGAGGCGACCTCGGCGCTCGACACCGAGTCCGAGCGGCATATCCAGGCGGCCCTTGACCATGTCATGCAGGGACGCACCACGCTGGTCATTGCGCACCGACTGTCGACCATCGAGAAGGCGGACATGATCCTGGTCATGGACCAGGGCCGTCTGGTGGAGCGCGGTACTCATGCAGCGCTGCTAGAGGCCAATGGCTATTATGCCCGCCTGCACGCGATGGGGCTGGATGCGCCAGAAAACGCCGATATCACTTGA
- a CDS encoding O-antigen ligase family protein, producing MLYEKSWAKAWLATGFVWFLAAVALAPTNKLYQQGMILFLWLPTLGLAWSARRVFLQAWCRQPALWIGIAALLIWSAVTLFWSAAEDGVREAKRLLYILLFLMAFPLLGSMGLSAAWRLLQLGGALLAVAALISIVEFYGVSGQPLVERLAGIGEISHPILGAYVIAAAILWMLYACPRHRGLQLAWALGLGCLGAFVILSQSRGAALALVATVILGVLWHRDRASQCFALLATLATGAAFYLMYDLIMARGSSYRPEIFVSSMHMIAEHPLTGLGLGAYYRVEALGELFEHTHNMFTHVAVELGLPGMLLWLAVWLFTLGEIVRARHTAFGKALLGLWVFSTLAMQFDAASLTATPRAEWFISWLPVGLAMLLPWADDQNRRCGKIAGSI from the coding sequence ATGTTGTACGAGAAAAGCTGGGCGAAGGCTTGGCTGGCAACGGGTTTTGTCTGGTTTTTGGCGGCGGTGGCGTTGGCGCCAACCAACAAGTTGTACCAACAGGGCATGATCCTGTTTCTGTGGTTGCCCACCCTGGGGTTGGCGTGGTCCGCCAGGCGGGTGTTCCTTCAGGCCTGGTGTCGACAGCCGGCATTGTGGATCGGTATCGCTGCATTGCTGATCTGGAGCGCTGTGACGCTGTTTTGGTCGGCTGCTGAAGACGGTGTACGCGAAGCCAAGCGGCTGCTGTACATCCTGCTGTTTCTAATGGCCTTTCCGCTGCTGGGAAGCATGGGGCTATCAGCTGCCTGGCGCCTGCTGCAGCTAGGCGGTGCCCTGTTGGCGGTAGCCGCGTTGATTTCGATCGTGGAGTTTTACGGAGTATCTGGCCAGCCATTGGTCGAGCGTCTGGCCGGCATTGGTGAGATTTCCCATCCGATTCTAGGCGCCTATGTCATTGCCGCCGCTATCCTGTGGATGCTGTATGCCTGCCCGCGTCACCGTGGTCTGCAACTGGCCTGGGCACTGGGGCTGGGCTGCCTGGGGGCGTTCGTGATTCTCAGCCAGAGCCGAGGCGCCGCATTGGCGTTGGTTGCGACGGTCATCCTGGGTGTTCTGTGGCACCGTGATCGTGCCAGCCAGTGCTTCGCGCTGTTGGCCACTTTGGCGACGGGGGCGGCGTTCTACCTGATGTACGACTTGATCATGGCGCGCGGTTCCTCCTATCGCCCAGAAATCTTCGTGTCGTCCATGCACATGATCGCCGAGCATCCGCTCACTGGACTGGGGCTTGGCGCCTACTACCGCGTTGAGGCGCTTGGCGAGCTGTTCGAGCATACGCACAACATGTTCACCCATGTCGCCGTGGAGCTGGGTTTGCCGGGCATGCTGCTGTGGCTGGCGGTCTGGTTGTTCACCCTGGGCGAGATCGTCCGCGCCCGGCACACGGCCTTTGGCAAGGCTCTGCTTGGCCTCTGGGTGTTTTCCACCCTGGCCATGCAGTTCGACGCCGCCAGCCTGACCGCCACCCCGCGCGCCGAGTGGTTCATCAGCTGGTTGCCGGTGGGCCTGGCGATGTTGTTGCCATGGGCAGATGACCAGAATCGACGCTGTGGTAAAATCGCCGGTTCAATCTGA
- a CDS encoding toluene tolerance protein, translated as MHCSRLSQVEFDYMTLGAKVLEADSHGAKVYLLEDGNILKVFRRKRLISSALLRPYSQRFIDNAARLTLAGFPTLEVLSHHKLPLPGRTAVLYRPLPGQTLLQLSRTPGFSWERELPRLIELIHRLHRAGIYFRSLHLGNVVETPEGLLGLIDVADMRFLRAPLSSRLVQRNVQHMVRYIEREPLASTFPLEQFQTALTSQ; from the coding sequence ATGCATTGCTCCCGGCTCTCCCAGGTCGAATTCGACTACATGACACTCGGTGCCAAGGTGCTCGAGGCAGATAGCCATGGCGCCAAAGTCTACCTGCTTGAGGATGGAAATATTCTCAAGGTTTTCCGTCGCAAACGCCTTATTTCATCTGCGCTGCTGCGCCCTTACTCGCAGCGCTTCATCGACAATGCCGCGCGCCTGACCCTGGCAGGCTTCCCGACCCTGGAAGTGCTCAGCCACCACAAGCTGCCACTGCCGGGACGCACCGCGGTACTTTACCGTCCCTTGCCGGGTCAAACATTGTTGCAATTGTCACGCACCCCTGGTTTCAGCTGGGAGCGGGAACTGCCCCGCCTCATCGAGCTGATCCATCGCCTGCATCGCGCAGGGATCTACTTCCGTTCATTGCATCTGGGCAACGTGGTTGAAACCCCCGAAGGGTTGCTGGGGCTGATCGACGTGGCCGACATGCGCTTCCTGCGTGCGCCGTTGTCGTCGCGATTGGTGCAACGCAACGTGCAGCACATGGTCCGCTACATCGAACGGGAACCCCTCGCCAGTACATTTCCCCTCGAGCAATTCCAGACAGCCTTGACCAGTCAATGA
- a CDS encoding glycosyltransferase, whose product MNILNVMWSGGAPFSSIHSVHRQVLAHACAGAQVHNWLLLGDGLCSGVGQVRNWHLPARVLKGRLPHRLTLAWVRWRLRRALRDVAPDVLLIDGLGVARLLLPLMQHFPEVRISVLFHGATRLTGRDIALFRRFPIERLRVAAVSATLAGALELDLGRPVRTLRVALDPEAFGSQLPSRAEARRGLGLASQASAPVLGAVGRLVESKGFELLIEAFAKANAAQPGMQLAILGDGPLRGKLEARVRSLGVGDSVRLYGHRKDSTRLYPAFDWLFVPSHAEGLGLVVQEAVLSRVPVVCSDLPVFREQLGESGCYLPVGDEHAWTAAMSDCHQWNAEAKASEQWKALAPDEGWQAFKAGSAGLLER is encoded by the coding sequence TTGAATATCCTCAACGTGATGTGGTCGGGCGGGGCGCCTTTCTCATCCATCCACAGCGTTCATCGGCAGGTGCTGGCGCATGCTTGTGCGGGAGCCCAGGTGCATAATTGGCTGTTGCTGGGTGATGGTCTGTGCAGCGGTGTGGGGCAGGTGCGCAATTGGCATTTGCCCGCTCGGGTTCTCAAGGGGCGACTGCCTCATCGCCTGACCTTGGCCTGGGTTCGCTGGCGTCTGCGTCGCGCGCTGAGAGATGTGGCGCCTGATGTCTTGTTGATCGACGGCTTAGGCGTGGCGCGGCTGTTGCTGCCCCTGATGCAGCATTTTCCTGAAGTGAGAATCTCCGTCCTGTTTCATGGCGCGACCCGTTTGACCGGGCGTGACATTGCTTTGTTTCGCCGGTTTCCCATCGAGCGCCTGAGGGTCGCTGCCGTCTCCGCTACGCTCGCCGGCGCGCTCGAACTGGATCTGGGACGCCCGGTACGTACCTTGCGCGTGGCGCTCGACCCCGAGGCATTCGGCAGTCAGTTGCCGAGTCGGGCCGAGGCGAGGCGCGGGTTGGGCCTCGCGTCCCAGGCGTCGGCCCCCGTGCTGGGTGCTGTCGGGCGGTTGGTCGAGAGCAAAGGATTCGAACTGCTGATCGAGGCTTTCGCCAAGGCAAACGCAGCGCAGCCCGGCATGCAACTGGCGATTTTGGGCGATGGCCCGCTGCGAGGAAAACTGGAGGCTCGGGTCAGGTCACTCGGCGTGGGTGACAGCGTACGCCTCTATGGTCATCGCAAGGACTCGACACGTTTGTATCCGGCATTCGACTGGTTGTTCGTGCCTTCCCATGCCGAGGGGCTGGGGTTGGTGGTTCAGGAGGCCGTGCTGTCCAGGGTGCCTGTGGTCTGCAGCGACTTGCCGGTGTTCCGCGAGCAGTTGGGCGAGAGCGGATGCTACCTTCCCGTTGGCGATGAGCACGCTTGGACCGCTGCCATGAGCGACTGTCACCAGTGGAACGCCGAGGCAAAGGCGTCCGAACAATGGAAAGCCCTGGCCCCGGATGAGGGTTGGCAGGCCTTCAAGGCTGGCTCGGCTGGCCTGCTGGAGCGCTGA
- a CDS encoding glycosyltransferase, whose amino-acid sequence MKVLFLVQKEQRAILDRLYDGVAAHCDCDLRWLTDQDQRDLRRYFKREVDVTRYDRIVFFLRFKQEIRQVAFIRSVPNLVILEHDAYQNYIPCKYTGKFSEHYRQLPWARVISSGYMVSERLRQEGFDAVFVPKGYDEQLLTDQGRERDIELAFVGSTKSVAYSGRKALLDELGQVENLVVTRTKSGEDYCNTLNRIRFFVSADVGMGEYMIKNFEAMACGCVLLAYDQGNEENRALGLVDMHNVVLYDSIPALQAKLRQLREAPALAARIAANGRALATSGFSFAEVGRSIVEHMKPALRPHPPLTAWQRLRLRLGF is encoded by the coding sequence ATGAAAGTCCTATTTCTGGTGCAGAAGGAACAACGGGCGATTCTCGATCGCCTGTACGATGGCGTGGCCGCCCATTGCGACTGCGACCTGCGTTGGCTTACCGACCAGGACCAGCGTGACCTGCGACGCTATTTCAAGCGCGAAGTGGACGTCACGCGCTACGACCGCATCGTGTTCTTCCTGCGTTTCAAGCAGGAGATCCGTCAGGTCGCGTTCATCCGCAGCGTGCCCAACCTGGTGATCCTCGAGCACGACGCCTACCAGAACTACATCCCCTGCAAGTACACCGGCAAGTTCAGCGAGCACTATCGGCAACTGCCGTGGGCGCGGGTGATCAGCTCCGGCTACATGGTCAGCGAGCGCCTGCGCCAGGAAGGGTTCGACGCGGTGTTCGTGCCCAAGGGATACGACGAGCAGTTGTTGACCGATCAGGGCCGTGAGCGCGATATCGAACTGGCGTTCGTCGGCAGTACCAAGAGCGTTGCCTATAGCGGTCGCAAGGCGCTGCTGGATGAGTTGGGGCAAGTGGAGAACCTGGTCGTTACCCGTACCAAGTCGGGCGAGGATTACTGCAACACACTCAACCGTATCCGCTTCTTCGTCAGCGCCGATGTCGGCATGGGCGAGTACATGATCAAGAACTTCGAGGCGATGGCCTGCGGTTGCGTGCTGCTGGCCTACGACCAAGGCAATGAGGAAAACCGTGCGCTGGGCCTTGTGGACATGCACAACGTGGTGCTGTACGACAGCATTCCGGCACTGCAGGCCAAGCTGCGGCAGTTGCGCGAGGCCCCGGCGCTGGCGGCGCGCATCGCCGCCAATGGCCGTGCGCTGGCGACCTCTGGCTTCAGTTTCGCCGAGGTCGGTCGAAGCATTGTCGAGCATATGAAGCCTGCGCTGCGCCCGCATCCACCGTTGACCGCCTGGCAGCGTTTGCGCTTGCGCCTCGGCTTCTGA
- a CDS encoding PIG-L deacetylase family protein: MSRKQQLLKRHRRNKRLGLLVALVLLVALGGLTWWWLPLLLLPLLWAAHEAWFADHLFYAPSEDYTYRFGEQTREAIATLQGDLLRTDAALHGDETLILEIGIKSTWLGRLLDPRVELLGATASDAQTFERGARGVRYLNLTGLAEPLAAGTLRLRGRHCRLQGSPRLWITPAIELRKRRVMVIAPHADDAELAAYGLYSQAEETWVVTLTAGEIEAEHYQRMGLERAEAARLKGRLRAWDSIAVPRWAGVAESRCVQLGYFCLQLPAMQAAPAQPQVSREADMADIRPFRCFNPFPLPADADGAPTWHNLLADLRALLEMARPQVLVMPHPTLDPHPDHICAQAAVREALQGLAWQPETLLCYANHLHDNDRWPMGDSGDGVALPPQLESTEAWLPCSLLLDTATQRDKAMALGMMHDLQPPAPFKRRLRRVLQRWLAGRRPSPYGENEFFRKAVRRHELFWRRDL, translated from the coding sequence GTGAGCCGCAAGCAGCAATTGCTCAAGCGCCACCGGCGCAACAAGCGCCTGGGCCTTTTGGTCGCGCTGGTGCTGTTGGTTGCGCTGGGAGGGCTCACCTGGTGGTGGCTGCCGCTGTTGCTGTTGCCACTGCTGTGGGCCGCTCATGAAGCGTGGTTCGCCGACCACCTGTTCTATGCGCCCAGCGAAGACTACACCTACCGCTTCGGCGAGCAGACCCGCGAAGCGATTGCTACGTTGCAGGGCGACCTGCTGCGCACCGATGCCGCCTTGCATGGCGACGAGACACTGATACTCGAAATCGGTATCAAGAGCACTTGGCTGGGGCGCTTGCTCGACCCTCGGGTCGAGTTGCTGGGTGCCACGGCGAGTGATGCGCAGACCTTCGAGCGTGGCGCCCGGGGTGTGCGCTACCTCAACCTGACCGGCCTGGCCGAGCCGCTGGCGGCGGGCACGCTGCGCTTGCGCGGGCGCCATTGCCGCTTGCAGGGCAGTCCGCGCCTGTGGATAACCCCGGCCATCGAGCTGCGCAAGCGGCGGGTGATGGTCATTGCGCCCCACGCCGACGACGCCGAGCTTGCCGCCTACGGCTTGTACAGCCAGGCCGAGGAAACCTGGGTGGTAACCCTGACCGCCGGTGAAATCGAGGCCGAGCACTACCAGCGCATGGGCCTGGAAAGGGCCGAGGCCGCGCGGCTCAAGGGTCGGCTGCGGGCCTGGGACAGCATTGCCGTGCCCCGCTGGGCAGGGGTGGCGGAGTCACGTTGCGTGCAACTGGGCTATTTCTGCCTGCAACTGCCCGCCATGCAAGCGGCGCCGGCCCAGCCGCAGGTCTCGCGTGAAGCGGACATGGCGGATATCCGCCCGTTCCGTTGCTTCAATCCGTTCCCGTTGCCCGCCGATGCCGATGGCGCGCCGACCTGGCATAACCTGCTGGCCGACCTGCGTGCGCTGTTGGAAATGGCCAGGCCGCAGGTGCTGGTGATGCCGCACCCGACCCTCGACCCGCACCCCGATCACATCTGTGCCCAGGCTGCCGTGCGCGAAGCGCTGCAAGGTTTGGCCTGGCAGCCGGAGACGCTGCTGTGCTACGCCAACCATCTGCATGACAATGACCGCTGGCCGATGGGCGACAGCGGCGATGGCGTGGCCTTGCCGCCGCAGCTGGAAAGCACTGAGGCCTGGCTGCCGTGCAGCCTGCTGCTGGACACCGCGACTCAGCGCGACAAGGCCATGGCCTTGGGCATGATGCACGACTTGCAACCCCCGGCGCCTTTCAAGCGCCGCCTGCGCCGTGTGCTGCAGCGCTGGCTGGCAGGCCGCCGACCGTCGCCTTATGGAGAGAACGAGTTCTTCCGCAAGGCTGTGCGTCGGCATGAACTGTTCTGGCGTCGCGACCTGTGA
- a CDS encoding antimicrobial resistance protein Mig-14, with translation MLNFIQGWRERGWQVIDAAAYGEAWQRFGGSVATHPLVIEQLAELAQIPVRYLGYPQGGEFKAALPTWGRHLALSKEVLKRHGKKGLFDLGNAEIILPAADDCAAPLRHAGRYLSALNQGRFSGLKVQPEQLAMARAHEDLSKKFRYNQRRELRLLEEAGGQVRPISDFSAAEIAAMYCELFQRRWGFPATGAARMAEVVERLRELLIGSVLFLEDKPIAIQLVYRVEAPAWISIEYVNGGVDPETKAFSPGSVLSFLNTQAAWEDANARGKALRFSFGRADREYKDRWCNPVPVFQS, from the coding sequence ATGCTCAACTTCATCCAAGGCTGGCGCGAACGCGGTTGGCAGGTCATCGATGCGGCCGCTTACGGCGAGGCCTGGCAGCGCTTTGGCGGCAGTGTCGCCACCCACCCGCTGGTGATCGAGCAACTGGCCGAGCTGGCACAGATCCCGGTGCGCTACCTGGGGTACCCACAGGGCGGCGAATTCAAGGCTGCGCTGCCGACGTGGGGGCGCCACCTGGCGCTGTCCAAGGAGGTGCTCAAGCGCCACGGCAAGAAGGGCCTGTTCGACCTGGGCAATGCCGAAATCATCCTACCGGCTGCCGATGATTGCGCCGCGCCGCTGCGTCATGCCGGGCGTTACCTGTCGGCGTTGAACCAGGGTCGATTCAGCGGCCTGAAGGTGCAGCCCGAGCAACTGGCGATGGCTCGCGCTCACGAAGACCTGTCGAAGAAGTTTCGCTACAACCAGCGTCGCGAGTTGCGCCTGCTGGAGGAGGCGGGCGGGCAGGTGCGGCCGATCAGCGATTTCAGCGCTGCCGAGATCGCTGCCATGTACTGCGAGCTGTTCCAGCGCCGCTGGGGTTTCCCGGCCACTGGCGCGGCGCGAATGGCCGAGGTGGTCGAGCGCCTGCGTGAGCTGTTGATCGGCTCGGTGCTGTTCCTGGAGGACAAACCGATCGCGATCCAGCTGGTGTACCGCGTCGAGGCTCCGGCGTGGATCAGCATCGAGTACGTCAATGGCGGCGTCGACCCCGAGACCAAGGCCTTCAGCCCCGGTAGTGTGTTGAGCTTCCTCAACACACAGGCTGCCTGGGAGGACGCCAATGCGCGCGGCAAGGCGCTGCGTTTCTCCTTCGGCCGTGCCGACCGCGAGTACAAGGACCGTTGGTGCAACCCTGTGCCGGTGTTCCAGTCGTGA
- a CDS encoding glycosyltransferase yields the protein MTSRSEPRILQFCHGYDGPFLDCARQYASLFQGSGYKVTTVFLTGAADAQVAAGCASDEVLFLEFSSKAVRGLKLGAIAALRKIAAQRNFSFCIAHRFKPIYVALLGTGLPVIGVHHAFGDYQRKGRRLFANLLRKRLSLLGVSDAVRDDMRRCLAHWPAERIQTLYNRIDIETLQASLVPRDEARRALGLDEQAWVVGNVGRLHPDKDQATLLRGFAQALPGLPPGARLAILGKGRLEANLKALAAELGIAAQVDFLGQVADARRYFQAFDVFALSSDHEPFGMVLLEAMVAGVPLLATACGGAREVVEGVGVLFPLGDAAQLAQGLKHLAGLDEQQQAACAQHMLQRLRERFSDQAVRDTFWQLPQVRALVAEA from the coding sequence ATGACCAGCCGCTCTGAACCGCGGATCCTGCAGTTCTGCCACGGCTATGACGGGCCCTTCCTCGATTGCGCCCGTCAGTACGCCAGCCTGTTCCAGGGCAGCGGCTACAAGGTCACCACCGTGTTCCTCACCGGGGCGGCTGACGCGCAGGTCGCGGCTGGCTGCGCCTCGGACGAGGTGTTGTTCCTAGAGTTCAGTTCAAAGGCCGTGCGCGGCTTGAAGCTGGGCGCCATCGCCGCGCTGCGCAAGATTGCCGCGCAGCGCAACTTCAGCTTCTGCATCGCTCACCGCTTCAAGCCGATCTATGTCGCGCTGCTGGGCACCGGTTTGCCGGTGATCGGTGTGCATCATGCGTTCGGCGATTATCAGCGCAAGGGGCGGCGGCTGTTCGCCAACCTGTTGCGCAAGCGCCTGAGCTTGCTGGGGGTGTCGGATGCGGTGCGCGATGACATGCGCCGTTGCCTGGCGCACTGGCCTGCCGAGCGCATCCAGACCCTCTACAACCGCATCGACATCGAGACGCTGCAGGCCAGCCTGGTCCCTCGCGATGAAGCGCGCCGGGCCTTGGGGCTGGATGAGCAGGCCTGGGTGGTCGGCAATGTCGGTCGCCTGCATCCGGACAAGGACCAGGCCACGCTGCTGCGCGGATTTGCCCAAGCGCTGCCAGGGTTGCCGCCCGGCGCGCGGCTGGCGATCCTGGGCAAGGGGCGGCTGGAGGCGAATCTCAAGGCGTTGGCTGCCGAGCTAGGTATTGCCGCGCAGGTGGATTTCCTTGGCCAGGTGGCGGATGCCCGTCGCTACTTTCAGGCGTTTGATGTCTTCGCGTTGAGTTCGGACCACGAGCCGTTCGGCATGGTCCTGCTCGAAGCCATGGTCGCTGGTGTACCGCTGCTGGCCACCGCCTGCGGTGGTGCGCGCGAGGTGGTCGAGGGGGTCGGCGTGCTGTTCCCGCTGGGCGATGCCGCGCAGCTGGCCCAGGGCCTCAAGCACCTGGCCGGGCTGGATGAGCAGCAGCAGGCGGCGTGTGCGCAGCATATGCTGCAACGCCTGCGCGAGCGCTTCAGCGATCAGGCGGTGCGCGATACGTTCTGGCAATTGCCGCAAGTCCGTGCGCTGGTAGCGGAGGCCTGA
- a CDS encoding carbamoyltransferase family protein: MALTILGLSGALSHDPSAALYIDGKLIAAAEEERFVRDKHAKNRMPYESAKFCLEQAGIKPSDVDVVAIPFAPISLFGKARWHYAKRYWYAPDRALDALLMGNRRYKRYRKKIVWCLEQLGFDPKKIKIEPVEHHLAHASSAYHCSGFKEKTAILGIDGKGEYATTFFGYGENGKIHKIKEFFDPDSLGGLYGAITEFLGFEMLDGEFKVMGMAPYGDASKYDFSRLASFENGELVINTEYANVIGLRRYKEKGKGFYFSPKLIEWLGPKREGDIADEPYIHYAASMQALFEKLALQMIDHYLGDTLKETGKLAFAGGCALNVKLNQKIIARDDVKELFVQPASGDAGTAVGAAAYVSHARGVPVEKMEHVYLGPAYSNEDVIAACARHPSKPVWRKLENMPEQIAKIMVDGNPVAWFQGRMEFGPRALGGRSIIGCPSVPGVADRINHQIKFRERWRPFCPSMLDTVAPQMIKIDHPAPFMTFTFEVAEEWKSRVPEVVHEDGTSRAQVLKREYNPRYYDMMKALEGLTGNGVSLNTSLNRRGEPMICSPTDALNMFFGSDLQYLIMEDILVVKDGAAPYDQPL; encoded by the coding sequence TTGGCACTGACGATTCTTGGCCTGTCCGGCGCCCTTAGCCATGACCCTTCCGCGGCCCTGTACATCGACGGCAAGCTGATTGCCGCCGCCGAAGAAGAGCGCTTCGTGCGTGACAAGCATGCGAAGAACCGCATGCCCTACGAGTCGGCGAAGTTCTGCCTGGAGCAGGCCGGCATCAAGCCGTCGGACGTCGACGTGGTGGCCATTCCGTTCGCCCCGATCAGCCTGTTCGGCAAGGCCCGCTGGCACTACGCCAAACGCTACTGGTACGCCCCGGACCGCGCCCTCGACGCGCTGCTGATGGGCAACCGCCGTTACAAGCGCTACCGCAAGAAGATCGTCTGGTGCCTGGAGCAGCTGGGTTTCGATCCGAAGAAGATCAAGATCGAACCGGTCGAGCACCACCTGGCCCACGCCTCCAGCGCCTACCACTGCTCGGGTTTCAAAGAGAAGACCGCGATCCTCGGTATCGACGGCAAGGGCGAATACGCCACTACCTTCTTCGGCTACGGCGAGAACGGCAAGATCCACAAGATCAAGGAGTTCTTCGACCCGGATTCGCTGGGTGGCCTGTACGGCGCGATCACCGAGTTCCTCGGCTTCGAGATGCTCGACGGTGAGTTCAAGGTGATGGGCATGGCGCCGTATGGCGACGCCAGCAAGTACGACTTCTCGCGCCTGGCCAGCTTCGAAAACGGCGAACTGGTGATCAACACCGAGTACGCCAACGTCATTGGGCTGCGCCGCTATAAAGAAAAGGGCAAGGGTTTCTACTTCTCGCCCAAGCTGATCGAGTGGCTGGGCCCGAAACGCGAAGGCGACATCGCCGACGAGCCGTACATCCACTACGCGGCCAGCATGCAGGCACTGTTCGAGAAGCTGGCCCTGCAGATGATCGACCATTACCTGGGCGATACCCTGAAAGAGACCGGCAAGCTGGCCTTCGCCGGCGGCTGTGCTCTGAACGTCAAGCTGAACCAGAAGATCATCGCCCGCGATGACGTGAAAGAGCTGTTCGTCCAGCCGGCCTCCGGCGACGCCGGTACTGCGGTGGGTGCTGCTGCCTATGTGTCCCACGCCCGCGGCGTGCCGGTCGAGAAGATGGAGCACGTCTACCTCGGCCCGGCGTACTCCAACGAAGACGTGATCGCCGCCTGCGCCCGTCACCCGAGCAAACCGGTATGGCGCAAGCTTGAGAACATGCCCGAGCAGATCGCCAAGATCATGGTCGACGGCAACCCGGTGGCCTGGTTCCAGGGCCGCATGGAGTTCGGCCCGCGTGCGCTGGGTGGTCGTTCGATCATCGGTTGCCCGAGCGTGCCGGGCGTGGCCGACCGCATCAACCACCAGATCAAGTTCCGCGAGCGCTGGAGGCCTTTCTGCCCGTCGATGCTCGACACCGTTGCCCCGCAGATGATCAAGATCGATCATCCGGCACCCTTCATGACCTTCACCTTCGAAGTGGCTGAAGAGTGGAAGAGCCGGGTACCGGAGGTGGTTCACGAGGACGGCACTTCCCGCGCCCAGGTGCTCAAGCGCGAGTACAACCCGCGCTACTACGACATGATGAAGGCCCTTGAGGGCCTGACCGGCAACGGCGTGTCGCTGAACACCTCGCTCAACCGCCGTGGCGAACCGATGATCTGCTCGCCGACCGACGCCCTGAACATGTTCTTCGGCTCGGATCTGCAGTACCTGATCATGGAAGACATCCTGGTGGTCAAGGACGGCGCTGCGCCTTATGACCAGCCGCTCTGA